TTATTATGCGGGCGGTGTGCCTGCGATCATGGAGGAAATCAGAGGCTCCCTCCATCTCGATGTGATGACCGTGACCGGGAAGACGCTGGGAGAGAATCTGGAAGAATTAAAGCGCAGTGGCTTCTATGAGCGCTGCGGCAAGTGGCTTGACGATTTCAACCGGCGTTACGGCTGCGCCGTGACAAAAGAAGATATTATCCGTCCGTATGACAGGGCGATCGGCACAGATGGCAGCATCGCCATACTGCGCGGTAATCTGGCTCCGGAAGGCGCCGTCATCAAGCATACGGCCTGTCCGAAAGAAATGTTCCGGGCAGTGCTGCGGGCCAGACCGTTTGACAGTGAGGAAGAATGTCTGGATGCAGTGCTGAAACATAAGGTGGAGAAAGGCGATGCCGTATTCATCCGTTATGAGGGACCGAAAGGCAGCGGTATGCCGGAAATGTTTTATACCTCGGAGGCGATCAGCAGTGACCGGGAACTGGGGCGGAGCATTGCGCTGATCACAGACGGCCGTTTCTCCGGCGCATCCACCGGTCCGGTCATCGGGCATTGCAGCCCGGAGGCGGCGGACGGCGGACCGATCGCACTTGTGGAAGAGGGAGATCTGATTGAGATTGATGTCATGGAACGGAAGCTGAATATCATTGGCGTGAAGGGAGAGCGAAAGACACCGGAGGAGATCGATGCAATTCTCGCTGAGCGCAGGAAAAACTGGAAGCCGAGAGAACTGCGATATAAAAGCGGCGCTCTGCGTCTGTTCAGTGAACATGCGGCCAGTCCGATGAAAGGGGCATATCTCACTTTCGATTGATATGAGCGGCTGTTTTGAAAGGCATCTAAAGAAATGACAGAAACAGCCGATATAAAAAGTGACAGATAAGAATGAGATGACAGATGGTCCTGTGATGACAGGACCGGCAATGACACAGAGAGCAATGGATGGCGCCCTGAGGATACCGAACGTATCCGGGCGCCATCTCGTTTCTTCTTTGGTATCAACGAAAGGAGGCAGGTAGTATGGTCAATATGACACAGATGCTGGATTCCATGGAACATGCCATCAAACTGCGCAGCCAGGCACAGGCCGAGCGCAGGGCGCGGGAGGCAGAGGAAGAAAAGCGGGAGTTTCAGGAAAAACTCATGCGCATCGCGGCCAGTGAGGCGGAGCTGGAGGGAATGGCGTCCGGTGTGAAGGGGAAACAGGATGCCGTACAGAGAGACCAGCTTATGGGTCTGATGATGGCCGGATTTTAAGAACAGGAAACCGGAAAAAAGCAGTCAGAAAAGAGCAGTCGGAAAGGAACAATCGGAAAAAGAAAACGCCTCCTCATGCGTAATGCGCGGGGAGGCGTTTGTGCTGTAACAGACAGGGCTTAAAGACGGCGGTCATTCTTACCACTCTGCGATCGAACCGTCCTTGTGCCGCCATACGGGATTTTTCCAATTATGCGGCGTTCTGTTTTCTTCCGTCACAAGGTCTTTGTTGACATCTACGCCGAGACCGGGAAGTTTTGGCAGGTTTACATAACCGTCCACGAATGCGAAATCTTCCTGATTGTTGACGTAGTCGAGAACACTCTTGCCTACGTTGTAGTGAATGCCCATACTCTGTTCCTGAATGACTGCGTTATAAGAAGCGGCGTCCACATTCAGGCAGCTTGCCAGAGCGATCGGACCGAGCGGGCAGTGAGGCGCCAGCGCCACGTCATAGGCTTCCGCCATTGCGCCGATCTTCTTTACTTCGGTGATACCGCCGGCGTGGCTTAAATCAGGCTGAATGATGTCAACGCCGCCGATCTGCAGCAGCCGTTTGAAATCATATTTGCTGAACAGACGTTCTCCCGTGGCGATGGGAATGTTGCAGGCGGCTGCGATCTCCGGGAAGTATTCCATATTTTCACAGAGTACCGGCTCTTCGATGAACATCGGATCAAATTCTTCCAGCTTCTTTGCCAGTATTTTTGCCATAGGTTTGTGGACACGGCCGTGGAAGTCGATGGCGATGCCAAAATATTTTCCGCAGGCCTCGCGGATCGCAGCGACCCGTTCCAGGACGGCGTCGACTTTATCATAGGTATCCACCATCTGCAGTTCTTCGGTGGCGTTCATTTTGATGGCGGTGAAACCGGCATTTTTACGTTCGAGAGCTGCCGCGCCCACATCGCTCGGGCGGTCGCCGCCGATCCAACTGTACACTTTCATCTTATCATGACATTTCCCGCCGAGCAGTTCATA
The sequence above is a segment of the Lachnospiraceae bacterium JLR.KK008 genome. Coding sequences within it:
- the dgoD gene encoding galactonate dehydratase codes for the protein MKIREVNTYYVRPRWGFVEIITDEGLSGWGEAVLEGHCHAVLACVQEMKDYLLDADPSNIEDIWTTLYRAGFYRGGGVLMSAISGIDQALWDIKGKVLGVPVYELLGGKCHDKMKVYSWIGGDRPSDVGAAALERKNAGFTAIKMNATEELQMVDTYDKVDAVLERVAAIREACGKYFGIAIDFHGRVHKPMAKILAKKLEEFDPMFIEEPVLCENMEYFPEIAAACNIPIATGERLFSKYDFKRLLQIGGVDIIQPDLSHAGGITEVKKIGAMAEAYDVALAPHCPLGPIALASCLNVDAASYNAVIQEQSMGIHYNVGKSVLDYVNNQEDFAFVDGYVNLPKLPGLGVDVNKDLVTEENRTPHNWKNPVWRHKDGSIAEW